One Trichoderma atroviride chromosome 7, complete sequence DNA segment encodes these proteins:
- a CDS encoding uncharacterized protein (EggNog:ENOG41), giving the protein MDTSSRIKWLVSSRNEREIEHALKAIDSRLILELKSNAAHVSSAVDTYIDRCARDIEALKGDDNLREKTINILKTKANGTFLWVTLVAQQLRDAGRPHIERILEEMPEDLESLYDEIMERSKKGWKNDTEACLSLLATVTAAERPLHIDELYLFSSSQLIATKVRYLSSDIEYLAKVCGSFITIVDKTIYFIHQSVKDYMTHKGATSIFPGGIEHQHSKMFEISLNMLDKILRCDIYNIRSPGGHVDEITPPNPNPLASKAYCCAFWIEHLARCRQPQLFQNDGILHSFLKGKYLNWLEAMVLLKLLPQALIAIQRLQDLITSHYTMDGNRHQTYEAPHARTVGQFGYDHWQANTGMSEEKSEILVNSERNETLELTRDVYRLVFSHREIIEEYPLQIYASALIFSPSESISRKLFEAEQCPKWIVSKPKISPNWSPCIQTIESYEHAIASVAISPDNTMLAAVAYGKKAKVWDLISGACLHTLRPSLS; this is encoded by the exons ATGGACACGAGCAGCCGCATCAAGTGGTTGGTATCTAGTCGAAACGAGAGAGAAATTGAACACGCCCTGAAGGCGATTGACAGCAGGCTAATATTGGAACTGAAAAGCAATGCAGCCCATGTCTCCAGTGCTGTTGACACATATATAGATCGCTGTGCTCGAGACATTGAGGCGCTCAAGGGTGATGATAATCTTCGCGAGAAGACTATTAATATACTCAAAACAAAGGCAAACGGTACCTTTTTATGGGTAACACTTGTTGCCCAACAGCTACGAGATGCTGGCCGTCCTCATATCGAAAGAATCTTGGAAGAAATGCCTGAAGACCTGGAAAGCCTCTATGATGAGATAATGGAGCGTTCAAAAAAGGGATGGAAAAATGACACAGAGGCCTGTCTAAGTCTCCTAGCAACAGTCACTGCCGCTGAGCGACCGCTTCATATTGATGAATTATACCTATTCAGCAGCTCACAATTAATCGCCACCAAGGTCAGGTATCTTTCAAGCGATATCGAGTACTTGGCTAAAGTCTGTGGATCATTTATAACCATTGTGGACAAAACCATATACTTCATCCACCAGTCTGTTAAAGACTATATGACGCATAAGGGAGCTACCAGTATTTTCCCCGGAGGGATTGAGCATCAACACTCAAAGATGTTTGAAATTTCACTCAATATGTTGGATAAGATCCTCCGGTGTGATATCTACAACATCAGATCACCAGGAGGACATGTGGATGAAATCACGCCACCAAACCCAAACCCATTAGCATCAAAAGCATACTGCTGTGCATTTTGGATTGAGCACCTGGCTCGCTGCAGGCAACCTCAACTATTCCAAAACGACGGAATACTTCACTCGTTCCTCAAAGGAAAGTATCTAAATTGGCTAGAGGCAATGGTCTTGTTGAAGTTATTACCACAGGCCCTAATTGCTATTCAACGGCTGCAAGACTTGATTACAAGCCATTACACAATGGATGGTAATAGGCATCAAACTTATGAGGCGCCTCACGCGAGAACAGTAGGCCAATTTGGATATGATCATTGGCAAGCCAACACTGGGATGTCCGAAGAAAAGTCAGAGATATTG GTAAACAGCGAAAGGAATGAGACGCTTGAACTGACTAGAGACGTCTACCGCCTTGTCTTTTCACATAGGGAAATAATTGAAGAGTATCCGCTACAGATATATGCCTCCGCCCTTATATTCAGCCCCAGCGAAAGTATATCTAGGAAGCTGTTTGAGGCAGAGCAGTGCCCAAAATGGATCGTGTCTAAACCTAAGATTAGTCCAAATTGGAGCCCGTGCATACAGACAATTGAGAGCTACGAACATGCCATTGCGTCAGTGGCAATCTCACCGGATAATACAATGCTGGCGGCGGTTGCGTATGGTAAAAAGGCCAAGGTCTGGGATTTGATATCCGGAGCGTGTTTACACACGTTGAGACCGAGCTTGTCCTGA
- a CDS encoding uncharacterized protein (EggNog:ENOG41) gives MAPVHSPPAFMPTKMQQEVPHPGWIDLLPSPQLRDNLILAVTEFDVDEDEILEDLIGDIFEAMGCGPEEDSNDSAPNDAESLTRPHVVTAQTKEALKTFTPTNTPEVGILSWSDPWEISGWEVTEKFVTRWAFLLQGCPDVVESANKWRALRGEDPLVVEI, from the coding sequence ATGGCACCCGTTCATTCCCCCCCAGCGTTTATGCCGACGAAAATGCAGCAAGAGGTTCCCCACCCCGGCTGGATAGATCTTCTCCCATCCCCTCAACTGCGGGATAACCTCATTCTTGCAGTAACAGAATTCGAtgttgacgaagacgaaatTCTCGAAGACTTGATAGGAGATATATTTGAAGCCATGGGCTGTGgaccagaagaagattcaAATGACAGTGCCCCGAACGACGCGGAAAGTCTTACAAGGCCACATGTTGTAACCGCACAAACAAAAGAGGCACTGAAAACATTTACTCCTACAAACACCCCCGAAGTTGGTATCCTCTCATGGTCCGATCCGTGGGAGATATCGGGTTGGGAAGTTACAGAAAAGTTTGTGACCAGATGGGCATTTTTACTTCAAGGATGTCCGGATGTGGTTGAATCTGCAAACAAGTGGCGAGCTTTACGAGGAGAAGATCCTCTCGTCGTGGAGATATGA